One stretch of Aquimarina sp. Aq107 DNA includes these proteins:
- a CDS encoding RNA polymerase sigma factor: MKLYNKYCDGMYYVALRFLKDPFEAEEAMQESFIKAFLKLHQFTGDVTFGAWLKRIVINKSIDMLKAKKMNMVAINEQVMSTVEEQDDWSVADSTTVEEVKGAIERLPEKYKYAVMLFLIEGYDHKEISEILDITPVASRTLVHRGKKQLQDQLKHLRDGTGY, translated from the coding sequence ATGAAGCTTTATAATAAGTACTGTGATGGTATGTATTATGTGGCATTACGATTTCTTAAAGATCCTTTTGAGGCTGAAGAAGCCATGCAAGAATCTTTTATTAAAGCCTTTTTAAAACTTCATCAGTTTACTGGTGATGTGACTTTTGGTGCGTGGTTAAAACGTATAGTGATTAATAAGAGTATTGATATGCTCAAAGCAAAGAAGATGAATATGGTTGCTATCAATGAGCAGGTTATGTCTACAGTAGAAGAACAAGATGATTGGTCCGTTGCTGATTCAACAACGGTTGAAGAAGTGAAGGGAGCAATAGAAAGATTACCTGAGAAATATAAATATGCTGTAATGCTATTTTTAATAGAAGGATATGATCATAAAGAGATCAGTGAAATATTAGATATTACTCCAGTTGCTTCAAGAACTTTAGTACATAGAGGAAAGAAACAGCTTCAGGATCAATTAAAACATTTGAGAGATGGGACAGGATATTAG